A single window of Rhodoflexus caldus DNA harbors:
- a CDS encoding ExbD/TolR family protein, whose product MSKFSKKKKGTPAISTSSLPDIIFMLLFFFMVTTVLRETELKVQNRLPKASQLQKLEKKSLVSYIYIGKPKDTEKYGVEPRIQVNDALVTPKEIPNFVYAEKDKLDEVERDKITMSLKVDIDAKMGIISDVKQQLREADARKVNYSSVKAVEKE is encoded by the coding sequence ATGTCTAAATTCAGCAAGAAAAAGAAAGGTACGCCGGCCATTTCAACTTCTTCTCTTCCCGATATTATTTTCATGCTGCTTTTTTTCTTCATGGTAACTACCGTATTGAGAGAAACAGAATTGAAAGTGCAGAACAGGTTGCCAAAGGCTTCTCAGTTGCAAAAATTGGAGAAGAAATCATTGGTAAGCTACATCTATATTGGCAAGCCGAAGGATACAGAAAAGTATGGCGTTGAGCCTCGTATTCAGGTTAATGACGCATTGGTTACTCCTAAGGAAATACCCAACTTCGTTTATGCAGAGAAGGACAAACTCGATGAGGTAGAGCGTGACAAAATCACCATGTCTCTGAAAGTGGATATTGATGCAAAAATGGGTATCATTTCCGATGTGAAGCAACAACTGCGCGAGGCAGATGCTCGTAAGGTTAACTACTCAAGTGTAAAAGCAGTTGAAAAAGAATAA